In a single window of the Candidatus Methylomirabilota bacterium genome:
- a CDS encoding glycosyl transferase, producing the protein MAGYASERPCEVLGSGARPFTKAVIALFVASLRGGGAPRQTVTLANAFAARGHVVHLVVIQSEGSLRRAVSPHVRLVALDSRLLRLPLVRSNRRLQVVASVSSLIRYLRHECPDVLLAAASHVHRAAVWARCLARTHTRLVLRVSNHLSRSAWNTKRWPRPLLPILARLLYPWADGFIANSEGIAHDLSRVVGIPRERIVVIPNPVVTPELEQQARVPLDHPWFRTGQPLVVLGVGRLTTAKDFPTLLHAFAKVRARRPVRLMILGEGKARTRLAALAEQLGIASDLALPGWLDNPYPYMAHSAVFALSSAWEGLPNALIEAMACGCPVVSTDCPAGPAEILEGGVYGPLVPVGDAAALAAAIKSVLDSPPDRERLRARAGHYRVDHAAERYLEVLLGVTETPRSHEPVEGAARPKVGGSPTGNATSVRSQPAAPVGALRS; encoded by the coding sequence CCAGCCTGCGGGGCGGCGGCGCCCCGCGACAGACGGTAACCCTCGCGAACGCGTTTGCCGCACGGGGCCATGTTGTCCACCTCGTGGTCATCCAATCCGAAGGCTCACTGAGGCGGGCAGTCTCGCCTCATGTACGACTGGTGGCGCTCGACTCCCGACTGCTTCGCCTTCCGCTGGTCCGCAGCAATCGCCGCCTTCAGGTCGTAGCCAGTGTGTCCTCGTTGATCCGGTATCTGCGCCATGAGTGTCCCGATGTTCTGCTTGCCGCCGCCAGCCATGTTCATCGTGCCGCAGTATGGGCGCGCTGCCTGGCGCGTACGCATACCCGTCTTGTGCTGCGAGTCAGCAATCATCTGTCGCGCTCGGCGTGGAACACCAAAAGGTGGCCGCGACCGCTGTTACCGATATTGGCCAGGCTGTTGTATCCATGGGCCGATGGGTTCATCGCCAATTCGGAGGGTATCGCGCACGATTTGTCGCGTGTCGTCGGGATCCCTCGTGAGCGGATCGTTGTTATCCCGAACCCGGTCGTGACGCCTGAGCTTGAGCAGCAGGCGCGAGTTCCCCTCGACCATCCCTGGTTCCGGACCGGCCAGCCGCTTGTAGTGCTCGGCGTCGGACGCCTGACTACTGCGAAAGACTTTCCTACACTGCTTCATGCCTTTGCGAAGGTGCGTGCGAGGCGCCCGGTCCGACTGATGATCCTTGGTGAAGGGAAGGCCCGTACACGGCTTGCCGCCCTCGCCGAACAACTTGGAATAGCCTCCGACCTTGCGTTGCCGGGTTGGTTGGACAATCCGTATCCTTATATGGCGCATAGTGCTGTGTTCGCGCTCTCATCTGCCTGGGAGGGATTACCGAACGCGCTTATCGAGGCCATGGCCTGCGGCTGTCCGGTGGTGAGTACGGATTGTCCCGCCGGCCCGGCGGAGATTCTGGAGGGTGGTGTGTATGGACCCCTTGTGCCTGTCGGTGATGCCGCGGCCTTGGCGGCGGCTATTAAGTCGGTATTGGATAGCCCGCCTGATCGCGAGCGGTTGCGAGCGCGAGCGGGCCACTACCGCGTTGATCACGCGGCGGAACGGTATCTCGAGGTACTGCTTGGTGTGACCGAAACCCCTCGGTCTCACGAACCTGTAGAAGGGGCGGCGAGACCCAAGGTCGGGGGCTCACCGACCGGGAACGCCACATCGGTACGTTCGCAGCCCGCAGCGCCCGTCGGCGCCCTTCGCTCGTAA